The proteins below are encoded in one region of Deinococcus detaillensis:
- a CDS encoding ParA family protein produces the protein MPQVIAVTSEKGGVGKSTLSVHLTGAFQERGLSAVLIDEDGRVGSAVRWARRGTGLPFPVLEPEEVKPKKLREADVIVIDTEGRPKRKDLRALGERADLILVPSGVSMLELDATAELMTFLHQDPQTRRRTRVVINRVPPVGKAGLEAREELREGGVTVCNTLVRSYAAYVRAAELGVLCRDVRDDRAAQAWADIVTLSRELL, from the coding sequence ATGCCGCAAGTGATCGCCGTGACCTCCGAGAAAGGCGGTGTGGGCAAAAGTACCCTCAGTGTCCACCTGACCGGCGCTTTTCAGGAACGCGGCCTGAGCGCCGTGCTGATCGACGAAGACGGGCGGGTCGGCAGCGCGGTGCGCTGGGCCAGACGCGGGACAGGCCTGCCGTTTCCGGTGCTGGAGCCTGAAGAGGTCAAGCCCAAAAAATTGAGGGAAGCCGACGTGATCGTCATCGACACCGAGGGCCGCCCCAAACGCAAAGACTTACGGGCGCTGGGCGAGCGTGCCGATCTGATTTTGGTGCCGAGCGGGGTGTCGATGCTGGAACTCGACGCCACCGCCGAGCTGATGACTTTTTTGCACCAAGACCCCCAAACCCGCCGCCGCACCCGCGTGGTCATCAACCGCGTGCCGCCGGTGGGCAAGGCCGGCTTGGAAGCCCGTGAGGAACTGCGCGAAGGCGGCGTGACCGTTTGCAATACCTTGGTGCGCTCGTACGCCGCTTACGTGCGGGCCGCCGAACTCGGCGTGCTGTGTAGAGACGTGCGCGACGACAGGGCCGCGCAGGCCTGGGCCGACATCGTGACCTTGTCGCGGGAACTGCTGTGA